A genomic window from Salvia miltiorrhiza cultivar Shanhuang (shh) chromosome 5, IMPLAD_Smil_shh, whole genome shotgun sequence includes:
- the LOC130985278 gene encoding two-component response regulator ARR10-like isoform X1 produces MSISGEDNMASSDSSENLSSIDLNEEAGSNVVGDPMIEMSGISIQEARDERSGDDSSKSEDGHAKDKKNSVRQYVRSKMPRLRWTPDLHLSFVHAIERLGGQERATPKAVLQLMNVRGLSISHVKSHLQMYRSKKLDESGRVIGQANRIYIQGRGYLSSSSSAYNEKCSPFHELRMENGGIVFARNHLDCSTPFPQNLKSHHSLSSSRYHPWSSYRHEPKIRVEPGLISEVGTLEKRSISSKYIHALHESYGPLRPSQLLQGRRWPHIQNQSKEKEISKSNNIWSSSQSLRPQSRWINNNSIHKSSFNLDRLQLMNEERKMERKEWFPADLKLGLSLSLSSNNDQKGCSKDGGDHSDINTKLSLALTPHSSTAN; encoded by the exons ATGAGTATTAGCGGAGAAGACAACATGGCCTCATCAGATTCATCTGAGAACCTCTCCTCGATCGACTTGAACGAGGAGGCGGGGAGCAATGTAGTTGGCGATCCCATGATTGAAATGTCCGGCATAAGCATTCAAGAAGCGAGAGACGAGAGATCCGGAGACGACAGCTCCAAATCCGAAGATGGCCATGCCAAGGACAAGAAGAATTCAGTTCGCCAATACGTTCGATCCAAAATGCCCAGGCTTAGATGGACTCCTGACCTTCATCTCTCCTTTGTTCATGCCATTGAAAGACTAGGTGGCCAAGAAA GAGCCACTCCGAAAGCAGTGCTTCAATTGATGAATGTGAGAGGGCTGAGCATCTCCCATGTCAAGAGTCACCTGCAG ATGTATAGAAGTAAGAAGCTTGACGAATCTGGACGAG TAATAGGTCAAGCAAATAGGATTTACATTCAAGGGAGAGGCTACTTGTCTAGCTCATCATCAGCTTATAATGAGAAATGCAGCCCATTTCACGAGTTGAGAATGGAGAATGGTGGCATTGTCTTTGCAAGGAATCATCTCGATTGCTCCAcgccatttccacaaaatttaaaatcccATCACAGTCTATCTTCTTCCAG GTACCATCCATGGTCCTCTTACCGTCACGAACCAAAAATTAGGGTTGAACCGGGACTAATTTCAGAGGTTGGAACCCTAGAGAAACGGTCTATCTCTAGTAAGTATATCCATGCATTGCACGAGAGCTACGGCCCACTTAGGCCGAGCCAGCTCCTCCAAGGAAGAAGATGGCCTCACATCCAAAATCAATCCAAAGAGAAAGAAATCTCCAAATCCAACAATATTTGGTCGTCGTCACAGAGTTTAAGACCACAATCTCGTTGGATTAATAATAATTCTATCCACAAATCCAGCTTCAATCTCGACAGGCTTCag CTGATGAATGAGGAAAGGAAAATGGAGCGCAAAGAGTGGTTTCCAGCCGATTTGAAACTGGGATTGAGCCTGAGTTTAAGCAGCAACAATGATCAGAAAGGTTGCAGCAAAGACGGGGGCGATCACTCGGATATTAACACGAAGCTTTCGCTTGCTCTAACCCCTCATTCATCGACTGCAAACTAG
- the LOC130985278 gene encoding two-component response regulator ARR10-like isoform X2, giving the protein MSISGEDNMASSDSSENLSSIDLNEEAGSNVVGDPMIEMSGISIQEARDERSGDDSSKSEDGHAKDKKNSVRQYVRSKMPRLRWTPDLHLSFVHAIERLGGQERATPKAVLQLMNVRGLSISHVKSHLQVHKMYRSKKLDESGRVIGQANRIYIQGRGYLSSSSSAYNEKCSPFHELRMENGGIVFARNHLDCSTPFPQNLKSHHSLSSSRYHPWSSYRHEPKIRVEPGLISEVGTLEKRSISSKYIHALHESYGPLRPSQLLQGRRWPHIQNQSKEKEISKSNNIWSSSQSLRPQSRWINNNSIHKSSFNLDRLQLMNEERKMERKEWFPADLKLGLSLSLSSNNDQKGCSKDGGDHSDINTKLSLALTPHSSTAN; this is encoded by the exons ATGAGTATTAGCGGAGAAGACAACATGGCCTCATCAGATTCATCTGAGAACCTCTCCTCGATCGACTTGAACGAGGAGGCGGGGAGCAATGTAGTTGGCGATCCCATGATTGAAATGTCCGGCATAAGCATTCAAGAAGCGAGAGACGAGAGATCCGGAGACGACAGCTCCAAATCCGAAGATGGCCATGCCAAGGACAAGAAGAATTCAGTTCGCCAATACGTTCGATCCAAAATGCCCAGGCTTAGATGGACTCCTGACCTTCATCTCTCCTTTGTTCATGCCATTGAAAGACTAGGTGGCCAAGAAA GAGCCACTCCGAAAGCAGTGCTTCAATTGATGAATGTGAGAGGGCTGAGCATCTCCCATGTCAAGAGTCACCTGCAGGTGCACAAG ATGTATAGAAGTAAGAAGCTTGACGAATCTGGACGAG TAATAGGTCAAGCAAATAGGATTTACATTCAAGGGAGAGGCTACTTGTCTAGCTCATCATCAGCTTATAATGAGAAATGCAGCCCATTTCACGAGTTGAGAATGGAGAATGGTGGCATTGTCTTTGCAAGGAATCATCTCGATTGCTCCAcgccatttccacaaaatttaaaatcccATCACAGTCTATCTTCTTCCAG GTACCATCCATGGTCCTCTTACCGTCACGAACCAAAAATTAGGGTTGAACCGGGACTAATTTCAGAGGTTGGAACCCTAGAGAAACGGTCTATCTCTAGTAAGTATATCCATGCATTGCACGAGAGCTACGGCCCACTTAGGCCGAGCCAGCTCCTCCAAGGAAGAAGATGGCCTCACATCCAAAATCAATCCAAAGAGAAAGAAATCTCCAAATCCAACAATATTTGGTCGTCGTCACAGAGTTTAAGACCACAATCTCGTTGGATTAATAATAATTCTATCCACAAATCCAGCTTCAATCTCGACAGGCTTCag CTGATGAATGAGGAAAGGAAAATGGAGCGCAAAGAGTGGTTTCCAGCCGATTTGAAACTGGGATTGAGCCTGAGTTTAAGCAGCAACAATGATCAGAAAGGTTGCAGCAAAGACGGGGGCGATCACTCGGATATTAACACGAAGCTTTCGCTTGCTCTAACCCCTCATTCATCGACTGCAAACTAG
- the LOC130985246 gene encoding uncharacterized protein LOC130985246, which produces MEKRQLDFNAPLMSARRYSSPSKSTELAKRKAVEKPPPSRQQSLQPTKSYWECEEVTMTKPASVPFHWEQIPGRPKGEVESHSNTPEESNTPRLPPARVSDAMRRSSGEIPKLPPGRLSGPSRYCSGERTNDQNIYRSHVEAFSFTDHASLLERLNDSLNCKDDSDSESGDDSYSDALDTLSLTESWSFNYSVSGISGYLSSGVKPSGTFSIDTQTRDFMMNRFLPAAKAVVLETPEYAVKKPSPLEEKPEKKAVSREMKPSLRQYSSDALPYYTQYINNVESEDEDQESIAPPSKKSGKTWGILPRFCVKNSLCLLNPLPALKSKPKSRTPSPSTLEVKRFTRNAHSGPLDKNACQVVQKKKFHSGLLSRDLPGIDKFSNQFINSSDSHRSAGVSPSGRQRSGNISPYRNESPKSPFREGVGFLGVPKEAEVFNAKIASSRKLFKALQDVSRNQINAAPAADPVEKTVYVDFVKKKEIPSTKPSPTKAHVLDASKANNALKEGKRQSPKLIPSTYSPKPVYAANAMEDAKRMHSHHQESRNEVPCEEKFVMKEEEKVEADNGRREMDPPAVKSPLPPPLPKSPSESWLWRTLPSITLGNPFANSRRSSPLHPKKQQVQGQKASANNTKWETIVKTSNSRHDHVRYSEELMHRASYRPMKS; this is translated from the exons ATGGAAAaaaggcaactagatttcaatGCACCACTTATGTCTGCAAGGAGATATTCATCACCTTCAAAATCTACTGAGCTAGCAAAACGGAAGGCGGTGGAGAAGCCACCGCCCTCCCGACAGCAATCTCTTCAACCTACGAAATCCTACTGGGAATGTGAGGAGGTGACAATGACCAAACCAGCTTCTGTTCCATTTCACTGGGAGCAGATCCCTGGAAGGCCTAAAGGTGAAGTCGAGAGCCATTCAAATACCCCGGAGGAGTCAAACACACCGCGTCTTCCTCCAGCAAGGGTATCAGACGCCATGAGGCGCAGTTCAGGCGAAATCCCAAAGCTTCCTCCTGGCCGCTTATCTGGTCCCTCGAGATACTGTTCTGGTGAAAGAACAAACGATCAGAACATTTACAGGTCCCACGTTGAAGCATTTTCCTTCACTGATCATGCTAGTCTTTTGGAGAGGTTGAATGATAGTTTGAACTGTAAAGATGATTCGGATTCAGAGAGTGGAGATGACTCGTATTCAGATGCACTCGACACACTCTCACTGACAGAGTCATGGTCCTTCAACTATAGTGTGAGTGGGATCAGTGGCTACCTAAGTTCCGGTGTGAAGCCGTCTGGAACCTTTTCTATCGACACACAAACTCGAGATTTCATGATGAATAGGTTCCTGCCTGCAGCCAAGGCCGTTGTTCTGGAAACGCCTGAATATGCTGTGAAGAAGCCGTCTCCACTTGAGGAGAAGCCAGAGAAGAAGGCGGTTTCTAGGGAGATGAAGCCTTCACTCAGACAATACAGTTCGGATGCATTGCCGTATTACACTCAGTATATCAATAATGTGGAAAGCGAAGATGAAGATCAGGAGTCCATTGCTCCTCCTAGTAAAAAGTCAGGGAAAACTTGGGGCATCCTCCCTCGTTTTTGTGTGAAGAATTCGTTGTGCCTTCTGAATCCTCTGCCTGCATTGAAATCGAAACCAAAGAGCCGGACTCCCTCCCCTTCAACGCTTGAAGTCAAAAGATTTACTAGAAATGCACATAGTGGACCACTTGATAAG AATGCTTGCCAGGTGGTGCAGAAGAAGAAATTCCATTCTGGATTGCTATCTCGGGATCTGCCAGGAATCGACAAGTTCAGCAATCAGTTTATCAACTCAAGTGACTCACATAGGTCAGCAGGAGTGTCTCCATCAGGGCGCCAGCGAAGTGGAAACATTTCTCCATATCGTAATGAATCTCCAAAGTCTCCATTTCGCGAAGGAGTGGGGTTTCTTGGCGTCCCTAAAGAAGCCGAGGTTTTCAATGCTAAGATTGCTTCATCGCGCAAGTTGTTCAAGGCCCTTCAAGATGTGTCGAGGAATCAGATAAATGCAGCTCCTGCAGCTGATCCTGTGGAGAAAACAGTGTACGTAGATTTcgtgaagaagaaagaaattccCAGCACGAAGCCATCTCCCACAAAAGCTCACGTTCTTGATGCCTCCAAGGCCAACAACGCATTGAAGGAAGGCAAAAGACAGAGTCCTAAATTAATACCTTCTACATATTCACCTAAGCCCGTCTACGCTGCTAATGCGATGGAAGATGCTAAACGGATGCATAGCCATCATCAAGAATCGAGAAATGAAGTCCCCTGTGAAGAGAAATTTGTGATGAAGGAAGAAGAGAAAGTAGAAGCAGACaatggaagaagagagatgGATCCTCCTGCAGTGAAATCTCCTTTACCTCCACCATTGCCAAAATCTCCATCCGAATCTTGGCTTTGGCGTACTCTGCCTTCCATTACTCTGGGAAATCCATTTGCAAATTCGCGTCGCAGCAGCCCTCTTCACCCCAAGAAGCAGCAGGTACAGGGACAGAAAGCCTCAGCCAACAACACCAAATGGGAGACTATTGTAAAGACTTCTAACTCGCGGCACGATCATGTCCGCTACTCAGAG GAGCTCATGCATCGTGCTTCTTACCGGCCAATGAAGTCGTAG